The Streptomyces sp. DH-12 genome has a window encoding:
- a CDS encoding ATP-binding cassette domain-containing protein, with product MRSDTPLAIAASGLRKSYGDKTVLDGVDLAVEEGTVFSLLGPNGAGKTTVVKILSTLVGADAGDLRVGGHDLAADPQAVRAVIGVTGQFSAVDGLITGEENMLLMADLHHLPRREGRQVAAELLERFDLADAAKKPASTYSGGMKRRLDIAMTLVGSPRIIFLDEPTTGLDPRSRHTMWGIIRELVTGGVTVFLTTQYLEEADQLAHRIAVLHDGRIAADGTAEELKRIVPGGHVRLRFTDPAGYRSAAAVLSGAAPDDAALTLSLPSGGSQRELRAVLDRLDSAGVEADELTVHTPDLDDVFFALTGGAAVPAPSSAPSKEAVR from the coding sequence ATGCGGTCCGACACTCCCCTCGCCATCGCGGCGAGCGGGCTGCGCAAGTCGTACGGCGACAAGACCGTCCTCGACGGCGTCGATCTCGCCGTCGAGGAAGGCACGGTCTTCTCCCTGCTCGGGCCGAACGGCGCGGGCAAGACCACGGTCGTCAAGATCCTCTCCACGCTCGTCGGCGCGGACGCGGGCGACCTGCGGGTCGGCGGGCACGACCTCGCCGCCGACCCGCAGGCCGTGCGGGCCGTGATCGGCGTCACCGGACAGTTCTCCGCCGTCGACGGTCTGATCACCGGCGAGGAGAACATGCTGCTGATGGCGGACCTGCACCACCTGCCCCGCCGCGAGGGCCGGCAGGTCGCCGCCGAGCTGCTGGAACGCTTCGACCTCGCCGACGCGGCGAAGAAGCCCGCGTCCACCTACTCGGGCGGCATGAAGCGCCGGCTCGACATCGCCATGACCCTGGTCGGGAGTCCGCGGATCATCTTCCTGGACGAGCCCACCACCGGACTCGACCCCCGCTCCCGTCACACCATGTGGGGCATCATCCGCGAGCTGGTCACCGGCGGGGTGACCGTCTTCCTCACCACCCAGTACCTGGAGGAGGCCGACCAGCTCGCCCACCGCATCGCCGTCCTGCACGACGGCCGGATCGCCGCCGACGGCACCGCGGAGGAGCTGAAGCGGATCGTCCCCGGCGGACACGTCCGGCTCCGCTTCACCGACCCGGCCGGCTACCGGTCCGCCGCCGCCGTCCTGTCCGGGGCCGCCCCGGACGACGCGGCCCTGACCCTGAGCCTCCCCAGCGGCGGCAGCCAGCGCGAACTGCGCGCCGTGCTCGACCGGCTCGACTCCGCCGGTGTGGAGGCGGACGAGCTGACCGTGCACACCCCCGACCTCGACGACGTCTTCTTCGCCCTCACCGGAGGCGCCGCCGTCCCCGCCCCCTCTTCCGCCCCCTCGAAGGAGGCCGTCCGATGA
- a CDS encoding DNA repair helicase XPB, producing the protein MNGPLIVQSDKTLLLEVDHEQADDCRRAIAPFAELERAPEHIHTYRVTPLGLWNARAAGHDAEQVVDALVQYSRYPVPHALLVDIAETMDRYGRLSLVKHPAHGLVLTTTDRPVLEEVLRSKRVAPLVGARIDPDTVAVHPSERGQIKQTLLKLGWPAEDLAGYVDGEAHPIELAEDGWALRPYQKQAVENFWHGGSGVVVLPCGAGKTLVGAGAMAQAKSTTLILVTNTVSARQWKHELVRRTSLTEDEIGEYSGTKKEIRPVTIATYQVLTTRRKGVYPHLELFDSRDWGLIVYDEVHLLPAPVFKFTADLQARRRLGLTATLVREDGRESDVFSLIGPKRFDAPWKEIEAQGYIAPADCVEVRVNLTDSERLAYATAEQEEKYRFCSTTATKRRVTEAIVRRFAGQQILVIGQYIDQLDELGEHLDAPVIKGETSNAQREKLFEAFRQGELSVLVVSKVANFSIDLPEATVAVQVSGTFGSRQEEAQRLGRVLRPKADGHQAHFYSVVARDTVDQDFAAHRQRFLAEQGYAYRIVDAEELLAES; encoded by the coding sequence GTGAATGGTCCGCTCATCGTCCAGTCCGACAAGACCCTGCTCCTGGAGGTCGACCACGAGCAGGCCGACGACTGCCGTCGCGCCATCGCGCCGTTCGCCGAACTGGAACGCGCCCCCGAGCACATCCACACCTACCGGGTGACCCCGCTCGGCCTGTGGAACGCGCGGGCCGCCGGACACGACGCCGAGCAGGTCGTCGACGCGCTGGTGCAGTACAGCCGCTACCCCGTGCCGCACGCGCTGCTCGTCGACATCGCCGAGACGATGGACCGCTACGGCCGGCTCAGCCTGGTCAAGCACCCCGCGCACGGCCTGGTCCTCACCACCACCGACCGCCCGGTGCTGGAGGAGGTGCTGCGGTCCAAGCGCGTCGCCCCGCTCGTCGGCGCCCGCATCGACCCGGACACGGTCGCCGTGCACCCCTCCGAGCGCGGCCAGATCAAGCAGACCCTGCTGAAGCTGGGCTGGCCCGCCGAGGACCTCGCCGGGTACGTGGACGGCGAGGCGCACCCGATCGAGCTGGCCGAGGACGGCTGGGCGCTGCGCCCGTACCAGAAGCAGGCCGTGGAGAACTTCTGGCACGGCGGCTCCGGCGTCGTCGTCCTCCCCTGCGGCGCCGGCAAGACGCTGGTCGGCGCGGGCGCGATGGCGCAGGCGAAGTCGACCACGCTGATCCTCGTCACCAACACCGTCTCGGCCCGCCAGTGGAAGCACGAGCTGGTGAGGCGGACGTCGCTCACCGAGGACGAGATCGGCGAGTACAGCGGCACGAAGAAGGAGATCCGCCCCGTCACCATCGCCACCTACCAGGTGCTGACGACGAGGCGGAAGGGCGTCTACCCCCACCTGGAGCTGTTCGACTCCCGTGACTGGGGCCTGATCGTCTACGACGAGGTGCACCTGCTGCCCGCGCCCGTCTTCAAGTTCACCGCCGACCTCCAGGCCCGCCGCCGGCTCGGTCTGACGGCCACCCTGGTGCGCGAGGACGGCCGCGAGTCGGACGTGTTCTCGCTGATCGGCCCGAAGCGGTTCGACGCCCCGTGGAAGGAGATCGAGGCGCAGGGCTACATCGCGCCCGCCGACTGCGTGGAGGTCCGCGTCAACCTCACCGACTCCGAGCGGCTGGCGTACGCGACGGCCGAGCAGGAGGAGAAGTACCGCTTCTGCTCGACGACCGCCACCAAGCGACGGGTGACGGAGGCGATCGTCCGCCGGTTCGCGGGGCAGCAGATCCTGGTCATCGGCCAGTACATCGACCAGCTCGACGAGCTGGGCGAGCACCTGGACGCGCCCGTCATCAAGGGCGAGACGTCCAACGCCCAGCGGGAGAAGCTGTTCGAGGCGTTCCGGCAGGGCGAGCTGAGCGTGCTGGTGGTCTCGAAGGTCGCGAACTTCTCGATCGACCTGCCGGAGGCGACGGTCGCCGTCCAGGTGTCCGGCACCTTCGGGTCACGGCAGGAGGAGGCGCAGCGGCTGGGCCGCGTGCTGCGGCCGAAGGCGGACGGCCACCAGGCGCACTTCTACTCCGTGGTCGCCCGCGACACCGTCGACCAGGACTTCGCGGCGCACCGCCAGCGGTTCCTGGCCGAGCAGGGGTACGCCTACCGGATCGTGGACGCGGAGGAACTCCTCGCCGAGAGCTGA
- a CDS encoding ABC transporter permease, translated as MSALDTPARPSGLSLALRDSSTMVRRNLLHARRYPSLTLNLLLTPVMLLLLFVYVFGDVMSAGLGGGGRSAYVAYLVPGLLLMTIGSTAIGTAVSVSMDMTEGIVSRFRTMAVHRGSVLVGHVVGSVLKAVLSVVVVGAVAVAIGFRSTDATALEWLAAFGLLVLFATALTWIAVGMGLGAPNAEAASNNATPLILLPLLSSAFVPVEGMPGWFRPVAEYQPFTPAIETLRGLLLGSGIGHNGWLAVAWCAVLVVLGYVWSTSSFARDPK; from the coding sequence ATGAGTGCCCTCGACACCCCCGCCCGCCCGAGCGGCCTCTCCCTCGCCCTGCGCGACTCGTCCACGATGGTGCGCCGCAACCTGCTGCACGCGCGGCGCTATCCGTCCCTCACCCTCAACCTGCTCCTCACGCCGGTCATGCTGCTCCTGCTCTTCGTGTACGTCTTCGGGGACGTGATGAGCGCGGGGCTGGGCGGCGGCGGCCGGTCCGCGTACGTCGCCTACCTGGTGCCCGGGCTGCTGCTGATGACCATCGGCTCCACCGCGATCGGCACCGCGGTGTCCGTGTCGATGGACATGACGGAGGGGATCGTGTCCCGCTTCCGCACGATGGCCGTCCACCGCGGCTCGGTGCTCGTCGGGCACGTGGTCGGCAGCGTGCTGAAGGCCGTCCTGAGCGTGGTCGTCGTGGGCGCGGTCGCCGTGGCGATCGGCTTCCGCTCCACCGACGCCACGGCGCTGGAGTGGCTGGCCGCCTTCGGTCTGCTGGTGCTGTTCGCGACGGCGCTCACCTGGATCGCGGTCGGCATGGGGCTCGGCGCCCCGAACGCGGAGGCCGCCAGCAACAACGCGACCCCGCTGATCCTGCTGCCGCTGCTGTCCAGCGCGTTCGTCCCGGTCGAGGGGATGCCGGGATGGTTCCGGCCGGTCGCGGAGTACCAGCCGTTCACGCCGGCCATCGAGACCCTGCGAGGGCTGCTGCTGGGCAGCGGGATCGGACACAACGGGTGGCTGGCCGTGGCCTGGTGCGCGGTGCTGGTGGTGCTCGGCTACGTCTGGTCGACGTCCTCGTTCGCCCGCGACCCGAAGTGA